AAGAGCTGTAAAAAGTTGCCCGCcctttgattacatttttctttctggtttttttttcgagcgAGTGctttttttaagcattttatgaatttttcagGCAACGGGGAAAACATCTGCTAACAGCGATTTATTGCATTCGAAATGTGAATTATTAATGCGAATCCTTTGGcaagcggcaatcagcgagCAGCAAGCGGTCGGGAAAGTCCTCTTGAATATGCAGTGGGGAAATTAGTGTCCTGCCGCTGTCTTTATGGGTCCTTAAAAGCCGCTAATGAAATCAATATAGCCGCTCTAAACAATGCCGCTGAAGCGGAGcgcataaaaatgcaaaataaattgatgTACTGCGGCAGGACGCCGTCCGGAAAAGTGAGTGGGTGGAAAACGATGGGCTGTTGGGCTGGGCGGAAAAACTCAAGGAAAACGGCTCGAGAGTGACGAGATGGATGGCTGCCTGGCTGACTGCCTTTTGTCGTAAAAGGCGCCATTCCCTTCCTGTTGTAAAAATGCGACCGGACGACCCTTTCATTGTGTTGCGATTCAGAAACCGGCGACTTTCAGGActatttggtttttttaagGGGTGGATGCTTTGGGAGTAGGGACCATAGGCACTTGCACTCGCCTTGGCCAAGGTCTCcaaattgtataaatataaacgaCATTAGAGCGCGGCtggaaataaaacaaacatcAAGTCAAGCCCAGTGAACTGAGCACAGCACCTTCTGCACCTTTCcccaaaaaaatgtggaaaaaataCAGAGGCCCACCTGATGTGGCAATTCAAGCGCAGCTTCATTGTGCTCCATGCCCCAAGTTCGATTTTCCATATCTGTACACAATACACACAGCTATTTTCGTGGGATCCGCGAGGCGATGGGCGGTTAACtaagtgggtgtggcagtaGTCCTCTGCCAATTTGCCATTGTTCgtttatatttaaacttttataaatatatgtgaGCAGCAATGACAATGTCCTCGACATAAGTCGTTGTTATTTCGGAGCCAAAAAATGAGCAGTCGCCGAGAAAAATAGATTTACAGTGGAACCATGATGAAATAGTTACATTTTGaggaatatttattatactttatattatttgaaatattatgATAAATCTTAGCTAATGCAGCAACATTATATCTTTATATAGCTGTAATCATaaattaaactatatatatataaatatataaatacgtTTTGTTAGTTCCCTGAACACATTTCACCAGCAGACTAACCACTGTGTCTGAAAACTGTAAAAAGCCCTCAACGACGTGTCAATGCCAAAGGTTCACACTTGCTGACGGGCGTGGGAGATCCTTTTCGAAACGGTGGGGTTACTGTTCCGGAGCAGGAGCTGCTGTGTCCTGACGGCTGTGATGGCAACACATTGTTCTAAATATCTAATGGCGCCCAATACGGGGGCATATGCAATTGAAGCGTGAATTTGCCCTGCCCAATTCCGGATGCGTGAACAATTTCCACAGCCGAAGACAAACAAACGGACGGAACCGAGAGGAAAAATGATATCTGCCGGGAGTTTCAGGCTGTCGATGGAGATATGAAGTTCACTTGGCGGCAGCAGCCGAAGGATATGCAGTGAAGCAGGCCAAATGACATCAGTGGATTATCGGCGACATCGGGGGGCGCATAAACCAAGCAATTTCCTGCCCCCCACCCCCCCGGACATCCTTTTCCCTTTGTGCGGCATAAAAAGCTGAATAAAACACACGAAGGACTCTGCTCAACTCGAACCCAACTTGCTCGCcatgtgcatgtgtgagtgtgttagtgtgtgagtgtggagCGAAACAAAAGGATGAAATATCGCTGAAAAACAGAGCTGAACACGGAGCAACACAACACTACGGAGAAGAAACAGGCGCCCCTCTAAAGTGTCGAAGTTTGAGGGCAGCACGTAAATTTGCGTTATCCTTGGGCTGACCTTGACTGACGACGGGACAGCGGCGGCAGAAATGAGTGCGACTTCCAGTGCTTTGGCCTTCACATTGCCACCAAAGGCCTCGCACATTCTTTCGCCACTCGGCTGCGACTATATGTTAAATAACTTCACGCACTCACGCAGCCGTGCACTGGGAGAAACGAAAGCGATTTGAGTAAaatgagaaaagaaaaaatgtgcaTTACCACTATTAAatcttttaatattaattagatTTTCTGATACTATTTGCCATGTTTTTATATTGAACCCACAATTTAGGAGTGTAAAACTCAAAACAACCTAAGAAGTCAGATGATTTTCTCAATATAatggattatttttgaaaattatatatCCCCAACTCATTAAACccaacttaaaaatattttgtaaaggATGTTGTTTTGCCTTGAAGTGCTTAGTGTTTTTCCAAGTGCAGCATAGAGCGAGATGAAGAGCTGGCTGCTGTTCATGAATGCAAGTACAAATTACGGGCTCATTCAGTTGGCCAAATGGCGGAGGCTCGCGCAGCGGGAGGCGGTGGGTGGAGGTTGGGGGTGGGCGGAAATGGAGGGGCGTGTCCTGGCAGCGGGAAACACGAGTCGAGCGCTGCTCTTGCGGACCGCTGGGCCGCTCTGCCGTTGCCGTTTGGCCGGGAGaaaaaagctgcaaaaaaaaaaaaaagctgaaaaccagaaaacccCCGCTGATGCAGTTTGTCCTTCAGCGGAATTCACACGTACCGAGCATGTCCTGTGCcaacaaaacacaacaacaaggacaacTGGGATGATGAGCCGCGGGCTTAACATCGACATTGACACTGGTAGTTGTCGCTTTGGCCcgcggccacgcccccttttcccGGTGGGTCGTAAACTCTCCGCTTCCACACTAAATTACAAGTCTTAAATTTTATGCTTCAATAAATCCGCGAGCGACAAAAATGCGCGCGACTCGTTTGCAATTTGcggcaaattgaattcaattaaatgaattaaaatgcATTCTACATAAGCGCGACCGTTAAATTGGAATCAAgcggaataaaaaaaaaaaaactaaattaaaaattcgaaTTTGGGGCAGGAAAAAGTCGGGTGGGAAAATCCTGACTCCTCCCATCATTCCCTCCAATCGTCTGCAACTTTCCGTGAGCCAATTTGCAGTAAGAGCGAGTGTAAAATCAAAGCGAAAGTTGGGAAACAAGGGAAAGTTCGCAGGGGAAAATCTGGGGGAAAATGGTCGGGGGAGCTGGGATTTTTAGATAAATAAGAGTGTGTGCAAGGTCTTGAGAGCGCATTAATAAAAGCTGAGCAtgttgaaaactttttgccagtCAATAGAAAAGTTCGCCGGGAGTTAGCTCGTTTTTACTTGCCTGCTCgtatacgaatatatatacttattttgAGGTTTCTGGGTTACTGGGGGCGGGGCCGTGGCTGAGCCCAACTTGACAAATGACAATTTTCACTAAATAACTGTTGGAACTCATACAAAAGGCAAACGGAAACCCCATAAAACGAAGTCACCGCAAATGACAGGACACGTGAAAACAAAGAAGGCAGACTGGCGAACGGGGCGGATACTTGATGAAGTTAAGTAAAGGGGGAGCCAATACATTAAAAGTCTGCCTGCTTAGTTTGCCCAAAGCCACATCAAGAATTATCCAAGCAAGCGGCAAGAGAGTTGGTTTATGTGATCCTTGAGGAAATCAGCAATTTATTGTACTTAAGCGCCTCTTGAATTGCAGAGCAACCTAGCCATCCCAACTCATCTGAAAACGTGTAAATATTGTTTAGAAATGATATGATATACTAGCAAAATCAGCTATTAAAGGAACTTACCAATGTTCATCTATCAAATCCTTAATGAACTGAGGTTCACTGCCGCCGCGAAAATCCCTTAAACACCGCGAAGAGAAAACAGCACTTTCAAGAGTTCTCAGTGCATTCAATTGAGCAGACAAGGAGCTGAAAGACCGAGACGTTCTCGGCAAACTTTGAGGTCCGGACTGCCATCCCCGCAGATCCCCCTATAAACATGTTTGCCCGGCCGGGCTAATTGAAATGCAGCCACTTGGCTAATGTCGATGGGCAGAGGATGCGGAGATGGGTGGGTAGATGGATCCGAATCTGGATGCAGTTCCAGTTGTGGGGGATCGCTCAGCAGACTCCTGTGATGGCTACAAActaatcaatttaaaaagtttcaaCCGGCAGCAAAGTTTTGCGTGCGACGAGCACTACTTGTCTGCCTTCTAGTTGGGTAAATCTCGAGTCGCTCTAGTTCAACGTTTTTATGTACACGCCTAATGGGAAAACGGAAGTTGCAGAGGAAATTCGGGTTGGCGACGCAGcaaacagccaacagccaggGGAAAAAATATAGAAACAGCGCTCGAACACGATGAGCAGTTGTTctgcatttccgtttccgccgTTGCCGCTGTTTTCAGTTTGGCTCCCCCTTTCCCCACCGGTTTTGTACCCCTCATCCTTTCGTTTCAGGACCTGCACACAGAAATATACTCGATTGCAAACTGACAGGACGCAGACCACTTCCTATGGAATTTtcttgaatttattattagcaaGCTATGGAATTGATTTACAACGAAaatgaatttgattttcaattcCTAGAAATTGTCCGCATTTCTCGGCCATTTTATTGGTTATTTATGTACGACATGCGCAATTTGCAATGTAGCTACAGTTTAAGTTTccttcaaatatttattaaatgttatcTTTCGAGTTAATTTAATAGCTATAGAATCTAGAAGGCACTTTTCGGCTAGTGTATCCAGCTGAAAGTGCATTGGCATTGTCCTTGCTTATGATAAATCCGCGTCCATGTAATGGAACACTCGAGTGGGCGGAGGACATTGTCGGCAAATATTCgcaaaggacgaaggacgaagggcTAAATAgataaattgaaaaagttgCGCGTTTCAAATGCTTTTCGCAAAAGCAATTAGTTTGGCGCTCGGGGCCGAGAGATctgctccactccactccactctaCGCAGCATCGTATTGCAATTAGCGCAGCTAAAGAGCAGTGGAAAAACAATACGAGCGCCAAATGGCCGGCAAACCAGGCGAAAGCCAAAACCGTGCCAAAATCGtgccaaaaccaaaccaaaccgaactaAACCTAAACCTAAACCAAGCCAAGCCCGAATCGAAACCAACCCACCCGTTAACTGAAAACTCTGAATTATGAGCCACGAGCGCGGCAGGACGAGTGCCCCGCCCACTGCGCTTCCCGATCCCAAATCCAATTCCTGCGGCAATCCCATAGCTCCTCCAACCACTCTGCTTTCCCATTCTTCATCCAGATCCATTGGAGGCTCCCTCGGGCGGCCCAAAACGCATTAATACCAAAATCAATCGGGCCAAATTTCGAGAAATAAAACAGGCTTTTGGTTGGCAAGGTGCCTGCACTATCTAACCACCTAATACCCTTgattatgttttttaatttatttaagacTTATTTTTCTATTGTAATTCTGATTGAACATTGAAACTAGCTGGCTGCCCTTCAATTAAAGTTATTAACAAAAGTTATGAGTTctgcttttcttttgtggtaataaactttttattgcaAGTTTGAGCTCTGACCAATGCGAAGTAAACTTtcttaataaaattatttccaTTCCAAATAGTAAATCTAGTTTTTTGTAGTCGTTTCAATATTGCTTGGTATCAAATTAGGCATGCAATTCAcaggaaattgaaaaattgaacTAATTAACCTTTTAGGCAATGTGCCTATAATTCAAATTAACTAAATGTATCTGGTGTTTGGCTGACCTTGACCGATGCTCCTGCAGGATATTCCAAATGGTCGCAGCTGTGGTGCTGGCAAATATTTCCACGAAAATCGGAGCGATTTTCCACAGGGCAGAAGCAAAGCAAAGATAGTCCATCGACGGGTCTCTAATTGAAGTTCGTTTGGAActgtgggtggcagtgggtggttgggtggtgggtggatATGGCCCAATTGGCTCGTCTGCTCGTGTGGGACATtgaattaattacatttacaCGGCCCTCAACTGATTTCCTCCCTCTATTTCCCTGAATGGCGGACTGATGTTTTGagtgttaattaaaaattgcatgTTAAATGGGCGCTGACAGTTGCGGCTTTCATTGGTTGGTCATTCAGCTTGCCGGAGGCTGAATTACCAGTGAGTGGATACCTAAATCATGTTACAAGAGAATAATTCAACTACATAACTTCTAATTTATGTTCAGTGGCAGCAGAAACTTTTGCTTTAGgataaatcaattaaaataatttctgtaGAAGCACAAGCTTGCCTTTGCTCAATTATGCCTTGAGTAGAATGTGGCCCAAAGTAAGTTGGCTTGCTCTTGGCCCTAATGAAGCCACTCACTTTGTTCACCCTTCGGCTGCCTTTAATTACCCGAAAGTACTGCAGCCAAAGGCTAACTAATATCCCGCAGAATCATTGGCCAGCTTAAACATTAGCAGGAAAACTCGGTTCCCGGAAAGTATCTCCAAGTGGGCGAGCTTAGCTTCTTGGGCGCAGTGCAGgcaaatttttcatttcaatacGAGTATAAGCTAACTGGGCGCCCTTTGGTCAGTAAGTAAGATTTTGCTCATTTATTTACGAGATAaacttttgatttgtttgtacCAGCTGTGGGTCAttggagtggagtgaagtggagAGGCTGTGGAAGTGGTTAAACGCCGGCCAAGctgaaaacattttattgccCAAGTAGTATTTGGTGAGCGGCGAAACTCCGACTCCCCCTCCACTAAGAAccaataaaatgaatttaatatgCGATTCTTGCCCTTGGCTTCGGGTAATTCTCGCTTATTATAACCCCCTTAAAATCCCCAAACCGCCCGAAGCCCCACTTCCGCCACACGAAAACTGTAACGCTCCAGTTAACAAACTTATGGCgtaataaaaaactttttaaataaattcgcGCGAGGATTTTTATGGCCagtttgtaataaataaaaattcccCAACCAAAAGGCaaccaaaaaaatgtaaattaagtTTTCTGTGGTCTGGCTGGGCATTTCGTTGGCCGAGTGTGGCAATCATCAAATGCATCaaatgaaaactaattaaataacCCAATTATCGACTGTCATAAAGTCAAAAccaatcaaaatcgaaatgaaaCCAAAGATCTATGGGCGCTAACTTTATGGCAGCACTGTGTTTATTGAACTACAACTCGAACAAAGGTTATCGCAGTGTTTCCTCCTTATCAATGAAACCAAATCTGTCGATGGGTGGGCGCTTGGAGAACCAGTGCAATCTCTAGCCGCGGAGTTTATCGTGCGGATTTATACTTTGCACCGGCAGTGAGCCCAGTGAGCCAGTGATAAGGTTTATCAGGGGCATAGGCAAACAGTAGCTGTGCGAACAGCAGGCTGGTGAGCGGCATCTTCCACATAGACATAGATACTGTAGTTCATTTGCAATAGCAACATATGGACGGGCCCACTCCCACCCACTTCACACCCTGAAGTTGGCAAACCCAATGACTTTGAAGACTAGATATGGTTGAATAATCATGCGCACGCGAGGTACAGGTGGACATCTATAAATAGAACCGCAAGCAAAAGGCGAAAGTAACATTTTGTGCTTTATTGAGAATCCACTTTATACTTATGGCGCTAGAAAAACTGTTTCAACATTCAAGCTAATCGTTATCATGTAATATTGTCACCGGAATTGCCGACATTTAAATGCCCTAAGTTTTGTTTAAACTTAACATCGTATATACACGCATGGTTGGTTCATCGTTCATCGTTCGTTGATCGCTGGATATTGGATATTGGTATTTACAGGCCAGTGCTCTTGTCCGAGCCCAGGACGTACTTGTTGTAGCCCTGGTTGAGCTGCTCCAAGAGGATGAAGGTCAGCACGGTGTGTGGACCCAGGCGGCAGTAGTAGGGCGTGAATCCCTTCCACAGGGCGAACACTCCCTCCTGGCGGGCCACGCGCAGCAGGACGTCGGCGGTGCCGCGGTACTCCGGCTTGCCATCGACAGTCTTCATGTTCTGGATACGGGTCTTGGCAATGTCCAGCGGCATGGAGGTTATGGTGGTCAGCAGACCGCTTAACATACTGGCGCAGAAGTGCAGCTTAATGCCCTCCTCCATCTGGAGCGGTCCGTTGCGGAAGTAGGTCTTGAACTGCGAGTAGCTGGCCAGTTGGGTCATGTTCACGACCATGGCGCGACCCACAGTGGGCAGACTGCCTCGCCACAAGGCCGTAAGGCCCTCCTCCCTGGTGATCCTGGCCAGGGCGTTGGCCACGTTCGTGTAGTTCCTCCTCTCGGCCACCGGCAACCTGCCGTCGGAGGTCATGCGCACAAGGGCCACCTCCGC
This genomic stretch from Drosophila yakuba strain Tai18E2 chromosome 3R, Prin_Dyak_Tai18E2_2.1, whole genome shotgun sequence harbors:
- the LOC6538040 gene encoding mitochondrial 2-oxoglutarate/malate carrier protein — protein: MSATAVQEAPKKAVASNAIKFLFGGLSGMGATMVVQPLDLVKTRMQISGAGSGKKEYRSSLHCIQTIVSKEGPLALYQGIGAALLRQATYTTGRLGMYTYLNDLFREKFERSPGITDSMAMGTIAGACGAFIGTPAEVALVRMTSDGRLPVAERRNYTNVANALARITREEGLTALWRGSLPTVGRAMVVNMTQLASYSQFKTYFRNGPLQMEEGIKLHFCASMLSGLLTTITSMPLDIAKTRIQNMKTVDGKPEYRGTADVLLRVARQEGVFALWKGFTPYYCRLGPHTVLTFILLEQLNQGYNKYVLGSDKSTGL